AAATTTTACTCTTCCAAGTGGGTTGGAATCCTAGGTCTTCTCGGTGTGGTCGGTTTCCTGCCCGGTATCGCGGCAGCGCAGACGGATGTACAAATCACAAAAGGGGCCAGCCCTAGTCCCGTGGTGCCGGGTGGGACGCTGACCTACACCTTAACTGTGGAAAACGTGGGTTTGGACCCGGCCGCCGTTATCGTAGTGAAAGACCCGTTGCCAGCGGGCACCGTTTTCGTGTCCTGCACGCCTTCGCAGGGTACCTGTGTGCAATCGGGTGGGACAGTAACCGCGAGTCCCGGTGTGCTCGCCACGACTGGAGCGACCGCGACTGCCACTATCGTGGTGAAAGCGCCCACTGTGGCGAGCGGCGGCTGTGCGACGCCGCTGACGAACATCGCCACGGTGACTGCGGCTGGAGACGCTAATGCCGCGAACAACACTGCCACTACTGAGACGACCTGCGCGGTCACCCCGTCGAAGGTCAACGGAGTCGCGGATAACATCGACCCGCCTCCGGGCGAAAGCAGTCCGCTCACCGTGACAATGAAAGCGGCGGACCCAGGTTTAGGCGATCTGCGGAATCTGACATCCATGACCCTTGTGGACGTGTTAGTGGAGGCTGGACCGAACGAACTGGCACCGAGCGCTGCCGGTCTTGTTCTTGCCCCGCGTTCCGGTGGCAAAGCTAATTCTATGATCTTCCTGAGCGATCAAAACAGTCGCCCGAGTGCAAGAGTGAAGATTGATCGCAAATCGAACGGCAGCTTAGAGATCCAGATCAAAGTAAGTGGGGCGGTTGTCGATAGTCCAACCACAACCCCTACCGCTTTGAGAACTACGTTGCAGGTGGCGGGTTCGAATGGCAAGTCCGTTCAGTTTAGT
This DNA window, taken from Deltaproteobacteria bacterium, encodes the following:
- a CDS encoding DUF11 domain-containing protein — encoded protein: MKFYSSKWVGILGLLGVVGFLPGIAAAQTDVQITKGASPSPVVPGGTLTYTLTVENVGLDPAAVIVVKDPLPAGTVFVSCTPSQGTCVQSGGTVTASPGVLATTGATATATIVVKAPTVASGGCATPLTNIATVTAAGDANAANNTATTETTCAVTPSKVNGVADNIDPPPGESSPLTVTMKAADPGLGDLRNLTSMTLVDVLVEAGPNELAPSAAGLVLAPRSGGKANSMIFLSDQNSRPSARVKIDRKSNGSLEIQIKVSGAVVDSPTTTPTALRTTLQVAGSNGKSVQFSAAPSWGDDLVVADRIKTPVPTP